The genomic interval TGAAAGGTTTCTGAATGAATTGGACCCCGGGATCCAGAATTTCCTGGAGGGCGATAACATTGGCCGTATAGCCGGACATGAACAGGATCTTAAGCTCGGGATGGCTGGTTTTAAGACGCTCGGCCAGCGCTCGGCCATCGAGCTCGGGCATGACGACATCGGTCAGTAACAAGCTGATCCCGCCGGTTTGGCCGGCCGCCAGCTCCAGGGCCCGGCCCGGGGTTGAGGCTTCAAGGACCGTGTAGCCCAGATCTTCCAGCAGTTTTTTGCTGAGTGTGAGCAGGGCCAGGTCGTCCTCGACGAGGAGCACGGTTTCTCCTTGTCCGAGGGGGGGGGCGACTTTCTCGGGGATTGCCGTCAGATGGGCCTGACTGTGGTCGCGGGCCAGATAGATTTTGAAGGTGCTGCCTTTGCCGGGCTCGCTGTAGACGTTGATGAAGCCGTTATTCTGCTTGACGATACCGTGAATCGTGGCCAGCCCCAGCCCGGTGCCCTGGCCGAGCTGCTTGGTGGTGAAGAACGGTTCGAAAATATGTTCCTGAATTTCCTTGCTCATGCCGTAGCCGTTGTCGCTGACCGCCAGCAGAACGAAGTCTCCGGGGGAAAAATCGAGGTGGTCGGCGCAATAGTTTTCGTCAAGGTCACATTTCTGGTTTCGATGGTGAGCTTGCCGACGCTGGCGATCGCGTCCCGGGCATTGACGCAGAGATTGGCCAGAATCTGATCGATCTGGGTGGGGTCCATCAATATCGGCCAGGTTCCG from Pseudomonadota bacterium carries:
- a CDS encoding response regulator, producing the protein MSKEIQEHIFEPFFTTKQLGQGTGLGLATIHGIVKQNNGFINVYSEPGKGSTFKIYLARDHSQAHLTAIPEKVAPPLGQGETVLLVEDDLALLTLSKKLLEDLGYTVLEASTPGRALELAAGQTGGISLLLTDVVMPELDGRALAERLKTSHPELKILFMSGYTANVIALQEILDPGVQFIQKPFTKNDLAAKIHETLSANGAHQ